One genomic region from Aliarcobacter cryaerophilus ATCC 43158 encodes:
- a CDS encoding sensor histidine kinase, producing MLQDKRQTLQNYSNTQIANLKELHINIDKSDIYPRDERFNSAIFDSSKKKIFSTLLMNDVKLDEVIYLKDGYIHLIKEPESYYLGSKYVIVEIEDDNIWFTNIKYKMLFWFLFSFILLLFVGYFIAKLFLKPMRESIEMLDRFIKDTTHELNTPIAAILSNIQMINKNNIDEKLAKKINRIEIGAKTISNIYEDLTFVSLNNQIISNNEKLNFSQVLNQRVDFFKSIAISKKVEFILDIKDNIFIVCDIKKLSKLIDNILSNAIKYNKFQGFIKVTLKDKILIIEDSGKGMSKDNLSNLFTRYKRFDKSVGGFGIGLNIVSLIAKEYDFKIDVISKIDVGTRIKIKWQD from the coding sequence ATAAATCAGATATTTATCCAAGAGATGAAAGATTTAATTCTGCTATTTTTGATAGCTCAAAAAAGAAAATTTTTTCAACTCTACTTATGAATGATGTAAAACTTGATGAAGTTATATATTTAAAAGATGGATATATTCATTTAATAAAAGAGCCTGAATCTTACTATTTAGGTAGTAAATATGTTATCGTAGAGATTGAAGATGATAATATTTGGTTTACAAATATTAAATATAAAATGCTTTTTTGGTTTTTATTTTCATTTATTTTACTTCTTTTTGTTGGATATTTTATTGCAAAACTATTTTTAAAACCAATGAGAGAGTCTATAGAAATGCTTGATAGATTTATCAAAGATACAACGCATGAGTTAAACACTCCAATTGCTGCAATTTTATCAAATATACAGATGATAAATAAAAATAATATTGATGAAAAATTAGCAAAAAAGATAAACAGAATAGAAATAGGAGCAAAAACAATTTCAAATATATATGAAGATTTAACTTTTGTCTCTTTGAATAATCAGATAATTTCAAATAATGAAAAGTTGAATTTTTCTCAAGTTTTAAATCAAAGAGTTGATTTTTTTAAATCAATTGCTATTAGTAAAAAAGTTGAGTTTATTTTAGATATAAAAGATAATATTTTTATAGTTTGTGATATAAAAAAATTATCAAAACTAATAGATAATATTCTTTCAAATGCAATAAAATACAATAAGTTTCAAGGCTTTATAAAGGTCACTTTAAAAGATAAAATTTTAATAATTGAAGATAGTGGAAAAGGTATGAGTAAAGATAACTTATCAAATCTTTTTACAAGATATAAAAGATTTGATAAAAGTGTAGGAGGCTTTGGAATAGGGCTTAATATTGTATCTCTTATAGCAAAAGAGTATGATTTTAAAATTGATGTTATTTCAAAAATTGATGTAGGAACAAGGATAAAAATAAAATGGCAAGATTAG
- a CDS encoding PAS domain-containing protein codes for MSKEIVLNDYTFLVSETDEKGTIMFANDDFCKIAGYDIDELIGQPHNIIRHKDMPKIAFKDLWETIKKGNIWTGYVKNSAKNGDFYWVYATVFPTVTSENTKGFLSCRRKANAIEIETHEKLYKELLEKER; via the coding sequence ATGTCAAAAGAGATAGTACTTAATGATTACACTTTTTTAGTAAGTGAAACAGATGAAAAAGGTACCATAATGTTCGCAAATGATGATTTTTGCAAGATTGCTGGTTATGATATAGATGAGTTAATTGGACAACCACATAATATAATAAGACATAAAGATATGCCAAAAATTGCCTTCAAAGATTTATGGGAAACTATCAAAAAAGGAAATATTTGGACAGGATATGTAAAAAATAGTGCAAAAAATGGAGATTTTTATTGGGTTTATGCCACAGTATTTCCAACAGTTACTAGTGAAAACACAAAAGGTTTTTTATCTTGTAGAAGAAAAGCTAATGCCATTGAGATAGAAACTCACGAAAAACTATATAAGGAACTTCTAGAAAAAGAGAGATAA
- a CDS encoding YggS family pyridoxal phosphate-dependent enzyme, producing MEKTIATKNLDNLITKVEAARLKVSEHHIVKIVGISKYSTIEDITTLYEVGQRAFGENKVQDLRDKSQALEEFPIEWHFVGTLQKNKINNLLELNPTLVHSLDSLPLAIELNKKLVEKNKKLSCLLQINSSYEDSKSGVDPKDAIEIYKNIINMCPNIILKGVMTIGANSEDEKIIKDSFIITKEIFDSLKPFGARYCSMGMSGDFELAIACGSNLIRVGSTLFKNS from the coding sequence ATGGAAAAAACTATTGCAACAAAAAATCTGGATAACTTAATTACAAAAGTTGAAGCGGCAAGACTTAAGGTTAGTGAGCATCATATAGTAAAAATTGTTGGTATTTCAAAATACTCAACGATTGAAGATATTACAACTCTTTATGAAGTTGGTCAGCGAGCTTTTGGAGAAAATAAAGTTCAAGATTTAAGAGATAAATCTCAAGCTTTAGAAGAATTTCCAATAGAATGGCACTTTGTTGGTACTTTACAAAAAAATAAAATAAATAATCTACTAGAGCTAAACCCTACTTTGGTTCACTCTTTAGACTCTTTACCTCTGGCTATTGAACTAAATAAAAAATTAGTTGAAAAAAATAAAAAACTATCTTGTCTTCTTCAAATAAACTCAAGTTATGAAGATAGCAAAAGTGGAGTTGATCCAAAAGATGCAATAGAAATATATAAAAATATTATTAATATGTGTCCAAATATTATTTTAAAAGGTGTTATGACTATTGGAGCAAATAGTGAAGATGAAAAAATAATAAAAGATAGTTTCATTATTACTAAAGAGATTTTCGATTCACTAAAACCTTTTGGTGCAAGATACTGTTCTATGGGGATGAGTGGAGATTTTGAACTTGCTATTGCATGTGGCTCAAACTTAATAAGAGTTGGATCAACTTTATTTAAAAACTCTTAA
- the rseP gene encoding RIP metalloprotease RseP, which produces MGTITFLLVLSFLVFFHELGHFLAARFFGVKVEKFSIGFGKAIYSKYWAGTTWQFAIIPLGGYVQMKGQNDSKPTLVESGDDSYNTKKPWQRIIILFAGPFANFILAAILYFSIAIMGAKTLAPVIGNISPNSVAAIAGLQTNDEIIRINDKDIKSWDEIGKVITSSEGSLQFYLKRDNQIILKTINPVISDSQNMFNENIKKRMIGIAPKGEVVTLELSFFDSLTYAYEKTIFASTMIFQGVQKLISGVIPSSEIGGVITIGKVISDASESSLIALLTITALISVNLGVLNLLPIPALDGGHIMFNLYEMIMRKKPSDQVFMFLTIMGWLILGSLMLLGIYNDINRIFLNN; this is translated from the coding sequence TTGGGTACTATTACTTTTTTACTGGTTTTATCTTTTTTAGTATTTTTTCATGAGCTAGGACACTTCCTAGCAGCAAGATTTTTTGGTGTAAAGGTTGAAAAATTTTCAATTGGATTTGGAAAAGCAATTTATAGTAAATACTGGGCAGGTACTACTTGGCAGTTTGCAATTATACCACTTGGTGGATATGTACAAATGAAAGGTCAAAATGATTCAAAACCTACTTTAGTAGAGAGTGGAGATGACTCATACAATACAAAAAAACCTTGGCAAAGAATTATAATACTATTTGCTGGTCCATTTGCAAACTTTATTTTAGCAGCTATTTTATACTTTAGTATTGCGATTATGGGTGCAAAAACTTTGGCTCCTGTTATTGGAAATATTAGCCCTAACTCAGTTGCAGCAATTGCTGGTTTACAAACTAATGATGAAATTATAAGAATAAATGACAAAGATATAAAATCTTGGGATGAAATAGGTAAGGTTATCACAAGTTCAGAAGGTTCTTTACAGTTTTATTTAAAAAGAGATAATCAAATTATCCTAAAAACAATTAATCCTGTAATTAGTGATAGTCAAAATATGTTTAATGAAAATATTAAAAAAAGAATGATAGGAATAGCACCAAAAGGGGAAGTAGTAACTTTAGAATTAAGTTTTTTTGACTCTTTAACTTATGCTTATGAAAAAACAATTTTTGCTTCAACTATGATTTTTCAAGGTGTTCAAAAACTAATTTCTGGAGTAATTCCTAGCAGTGAGATTGGTGGAGTTATTACTATTGGAAAAGTTATAAGCGATGCTAGTGAAAGTTCTTTAATAGCACTTTTAACAATTACAGCTTTAATATCTGTAAATTTAGGGGTTTTAAATCTTCTTCCAATTCCAGCACTTGATGGTGGACATATTATGTTTAATCTATACGAAATGATTATGAGAAAAAAACCTAGTGATCAAGTTTTTATGTTTCTTACAATAATGGGATGGTTAATTTTAGGAAGCTTAATGTTACTTGGAATTTACAACGATATTAATAGAATATTTTTAAATAACTAA
- the pgsA gene encoding CDP-diacylglycerol--glycerol-3-phosphate 3-phosphatidyltransferase produces MSKNLNLPNILALFRIALAPLMLWFFIDRNNSLFSSWHPSWFDYFAGLIFVIASVTDFFDGFIARAWNQMTKLGGILDPLADKMLVLAGFLGLMVLDRASVWAVFLILSREFFITGLRVVAVSEGKNVESTMAGKIKTVAQMFAIGFLIMNWPYATTLLWFAVALTLYSGFEYTRDYFKA; encoded by the coding sequence ATGTCAAAAAATCTAAATCTTCCAAATATTTTAGCTCTGTTTAGAATAGCACTAGCTCCATTAATGTTATGGTTTTTTATTGATAGGAACAATTCATTATTCTCATCTTGGCATCCATCTTGGTTTGACTATTTTGCAGGACTTATATTTGTAATTGCTTCAGTTACTGATTTTTTTGATGGATTTATAGCAAGAGCTTGGAATCAAATGACAAAGCTTGGTGGTATTTTAGATCCACTTGCAGATAAAATGTTAGTTCTTGCTGGATTTTTAGGACTTATGGTTCTTGATAGAGCTAGCGTTTGGGCTGTATTTTTGATACTTTCTAGAGAATTTTTCATTACAGGGCTACGAGTTGTTGCAGTTAGTGAAGGTAAAAATGTAGAAAGTACTATGGCTGGAAAAATAAAAACAGTAGCTCAAATGTTTGCTATTGGATTTCTAATTATGAACTGGCCATATGCAACTACTCTTTTATGGTTTGCAGTAGCTTTAACTCTATACTCTGGTTTTGAATATACTAGAGATTACTTCAAAGCTTAA
- a CDS encoding enoyl-ACP reductase, translated as MNCNMKGKTLVISGGTKGIGKECVYKFASNGVDVAFTYNSNGDVAREICKDVEAKFGVKCRAYPFNILEPEFYKDLFEEIDKDFDRVDFFISNAMIYGRAVVGGYGKFMKLKPRGLNNIYTATVNAFVCGSQQAAKRMQKVGGGAIVSLSSTGNLVYIENYAGHGTNKAAVETMVRYAANELGEFGIRVNAVSGGPIDTDALKAFTNYEEVKAKTAEYSPLNRIGQPEDLAQSCYFLCTSDASWITGHTLIVDGGTTFR; from the coding sequence ATGAATTGCAATATGAAAGGTAAAACTTTAGTAATTTCAGGTGGTACAAAAGGTATCGGTAAAGAGTGTGTATATAAATTTGCAAGTAATGGTGTAGATGTAGCTTTTACATATAATTCAAATGGTGATGTAGCTCGTGAAATTTGTAAAGATGTCGAAGCAAAATTTGGAGTTAAATGTCGTGCATACCCTTTTAATATCTTAGAGCCAGAATTTTATAAAGACCTTTTTGAAGAGATAGATAAAGATTTTGATAGAGTTGATTTTTTTATATCAAATGCTATGATTTACGGGCGTGCTGTTGTAGGTGGATATGGTAAATTTATGAAATTAAAACCTAGAGGACTTAACAATATCTACACAGCAACTGTAAATGCTTTTGTATGTGGTTCTCAACAAGCTGCAAAAAGAATGCAAAAAGTTGGTGGAGGGGCTATTGTATCCTTATCTTCAACTGGAAATTTAGTATATATTGAAAACTATGCGGGTCATGGAACAAATAAAGCTGCTGTTGAAACAATGGTAAGATATGCTGCAAATGAACTTGGTGAATTTGGAATTAGAGTAAATGCAGTTTCAGGTGGTCCTATTGATACAGATGCTCTAAAAGCATTTACAAACTATGAAGAGGTAAAAGCAAAAACAGCTGAATACTCTCCATTAAATAGAATTGGTCAACCAGAAGATTTAGCACAATCTTGTTATTTCTTATGTACAAGTGATGCTTCTTGGATTACTGGACACACATTAATAGTTGATGGTGGGACAACTTTTAGATAA
- the dapA gene encoding 4-hydroxy-tetrahydrodipicolinate synthase, producing MDTIIGSMTALITPFKNGKLDLEKYETLIKRQIANGVDAVSPVGTTGESATLSHKEHKECIEVAVATCKNTRVKVLAGAGSNATSEACDIAKFAQEIGANGILSIAPYYNKPTQEGLYAHYKTIAQAVEIPFMLYNVPGRTGVDLLPETAIRLFDDVKNIYGIKEATGSLERATAIISQREDFVVVSGDDSVDFAMLASGAKGIISVTSNLVPDLKSKLVSSVMSGDFKTALRIHNDLFELNKVLFCESNPIPIKAAMYLSGLLDSLEFRLPLTKPSNETLEKLEKILKKYEVVK from the coding sequence ATGGATACCATTATTGGCTCTATGACTGCTTTGATTACACCATTTAAAAATGGAAAACTTGATTTAGAAAAATATGAAACTCTTATAAAAAGACAAATTGCAAATGGTGTAGATGCTGTTTCTCCAGTAGGAACAACAGGAGAAAGTGCTACACTTTCACATAAAGAGCACAAAGAGTGTATTGAAGTAGCAGTTGCTACTTGTAAAAATACAAGAGTAAAAGTTCTTGCAGGTGCTGGTTCAAATGCAACTAGTGAAGCATGTGATATTGCAAAATTTGCTCAAGAAATTGGTGCAAATGGAATTTTATCAATAGCTCCATACTATAATAAACCAACTCAAGAAGGACTTTATGCTCACTATAAAACGATAGCACAAGCAGTTGAAATTCCTTTTATGTTATACAATGTTCCAGGTAGAACTGGTGTTGATTTATTACCAGAGACTGCTATTAGACTTTTTGATGATGTAAAAAATATTTATGGTATAAAAGAGGCAACAGGTTCTTTAGAAAGAGCGACTGCAATAATATCTCAAAGAGAAGATTTTGTAGTTGTTTCAGGTGATGATAGTGTTGATTTTGCAATGTTAGCAAGTGGTGCAAAAGGTATTATATCTGTAACTTCAAATTTAGTTCCAGATTTAAAATCAAAACTTGTAAGCTCTGTTATGAGTGGTGATTTCAAAACAGCTTTAAGAATTCATAATGATTTGTTTGAATTAAACAAAGTATTATTTTGCGAAAGTAACCCTATTCCAATAAAAGCGGCTATGTATTTAAGTGGTTTATTAGATAGCTTAGAGTTTAGATTACCATTAACAAAACCAAGTAATGAAACTTTAGAAAAATTAGAAAAAATCTTAAAAAAATATGAGGTAGTAAAATAA
- a CDS encoding M16 family metallopeptidase, producing the protein MSANSLPNYYTKNLDNGLQIVAIPMDNNTNVVSVDVFYKVGSRNEVMGKSGIAHMLEHLNFKSTKNLKAGEFDEIVKGFGGVNNAGTSFDYTHYFIKTSSKNTDKSLELFSELMQNLTLNDEEFQPERDVVAEERRWRTDNNPMGYLQFRVFNNTFVYHPYHWTPIGFMDDIKNWSIEDIKDFHSTYYQPKNAIVIVAGDIKKDDVFSMVEKHFKDIKNTKDIPSSIHTVEPKQDGERRAVINKESNVQMLAMTYHIPNFEHEDQLALSALSQLLSSGKSSILQQVLIDKKRLANSVYAYNMELKDPGVFMFMAVANENVDALKIEKEILDIISKIQKGEIQEKELDKLKINTKADFIYSLESSSDVASLFGTYLVRDNIKPLLEYEANLEKLKVEDIVNVAKKYLVKENSTTLILKENKQ; encoded by the coding sequence ATGAGTGCAAATAGTTTGCCAAATTATTATACAAAAAACTTAGACAATGGATTACAAATTGTTGCAATTCCTATGGATAACAACACAAATGTAGTCTCTGTTGATGTTTTTTACAAAGTTGGAAGTAGAAATGAGGTTATGGGGAAGAGTGGAATTGCTCATATGTTAGAACATTTAAACTTCAAATCAACAAAAAATCTAAAAGCTGGAGAGTTTGATGAGATTGTAAAGGGTTTTGGTGGAGTAAACAATGCAGGTACAAGCTTTGATTACACTCACTATTTTATAAAAACTTCATCAAAAAATACAGATAAATCTCTTGAACTTTTTAGTGAACTTATGCAAAATTTAACTTTAAACGATGAAGAATTTCAACCAGAACGTGATGTTGTAGCAGAAGAGAGACGTTGGAGAACAGATAATAATCCAATGGGATATTTACAATTTAGAGTTTTTAATAATACTTTTGTGTATCACCCATATCACTGGACTCCAATCGGATTTATGGATGATATTAAAAATTGGAGTATTGAAGATATAAAAGATTTTCACTCAACATATTATCAACCAAAAAATGCAATAGTAATAGTTGCTGGAGATATAAAAAAAGATGATGTTTTTTCAATGGTTGAAAAACACTTCAAAGATATAAAAAATACAAAAGATATTCCAAGTTCTATTCACACAGTAGAACCAAAGCAAGATGGTGAAAGAAGAGCTGTTATAAATAAAGAATCAAATGTACAAATGCTTGCTATGACTTATCATATTCCAAATTTTGAACATGAAGATCAATTAGCTTTAAGTGCTTTATCTCAACTTTTAAGTAGTGGTAAAAGCTCAATTTTACAACAGGTTTTAATAGATAAAAAAAGATTAGCAAATAGTGTTTATGCTTACAATATGGAGTTAAAAGATCCTGGAGTTTTTATGTTTATGGCTGTTGCAAATGAAAATGTTGATGCTTTAAAAATAGAAAAAGAGATTTTAGATATAATATCGAAAATTCAAAAAGGTGAAATACAAGAAAAAGAGTTAGATAAGCTTAAAATAAATACAAAAGCTGATTTTATCTACTCCTTAGAAAGCTCTAGTGATGTAGCTTCTCTTTTTGGAACTTATCTAGTTCGTGACAATATAAAACCACTTTTAGAATATGAAGCAAATTTAGAGAAACTAAAAGTTGAAGATATTGTAAATGTTGCAAAAAAATATTTAGTAAAAGAGAACTCAACAACTCTCATACTAAAAGAAAATAAACAATAA
- a CDS encoding quinone-dependent dihydroorotate dehydrogenase, with protein sequence MFSYENLKKILFLFEPEKAHNIAEYGLKFVGKCKLLKNYYEKKNFISDERLHQKIFNVKFENPVGLAAGFDKNATMVKAMKSMGFGFTEIGTTTPMPQDGNPKPRMFRYPNEKSVQNAMGFNNLGAHEVLKNLKKVYPFSIPIGVNIGKNKTTPEEYALNDYKNLIKKLEAYGDYIVINISSPNTPNLRDLQNEKFINELFSMAKTFTNKPILLKIAPDMEVQTAIELCKTAVNSGAAGIIATNTTIDYSLVPNCKDFGGLSGACLSEKSAFLFKEIARELYGKAILISVGGISNANQAYERIKNGASLVQVYSSLIFEGPSMVRKINQELLELLKADGYDNISEAIGANLR encoded by the coding sequence TTGTTTAGTTATGAAAATTTGAAAAAAATACTATTCTTGTTTGAACCTGAAAAGGCTCATAATATTGCTGAATATGGTTTAAAATTTGTTGGAAAATGTAAGTTACTAAAGAACTATTATGAAAAAAAGAATTTTATAAGTGATGAAAGACTTCATCAAAAAATTTTTAATGTGAAATTTGAAAATCCTGTAGGTCTTGCAGCTGGATTTGATAAAAATGCAACAATGGTTAAAGCTATGAAAAGTATGGGATTTGGTTTTACAGAGATTGGAACAACTACTCCTATGCCACAAGATGGAAATCCAAAACCTAGAATGTTTAGATATCCAAATGAAAAATCTGTTCAAAATGCGATGGGTTTCAATAATTTAGGAGCTCACGAGGTTTTAAAAAATCTAAAAAAAGTTTACCCTTTTTCTATTCCTATTGGAGTAAATATTGGTAAAAACAAAACAACTCCAGAAGAGTATGCTTTAAATGACTATAAAAATTTAATCAAAAAGCTAGAAGCTTATGGTGATTATATTGTTATAAATATATCAAGCCCAAATACTCCAAATTTGAGAGATTTACAAAATGAAAAATTTATAAATGAACTTTTTTCTATGGCAAAAACTTTTACAAATAAACCAATTTTATTAAAAATTGCACCTGATATGGAAGTACAAACAGCTATAGAGCTATGCAAAACTGCTGTAAATAGTGGAGCAGCTGGTATTATTGCAACAAACACAACTATTGATTATAGTTTAGTTCCAAATTGTAAAGATTTTGGAGGATTAAGTGGTGCTTGTTTAAGTGAAAAATCGGCATTTTTATTTAAAGAAATTGCTCGTGAGCTTTATGGAAAAGCTATCTTAATAAGTGTTGGTGGAATTTCAAATGCAAATCAAGCTTATGAAAGAATAAAAAATGGAGCTTCTTTGGTACAAGTATATTCTAGTTTAATTTTTGAAGGACCTTCGATGGTTAGAAAAATAAATCAAGAGTTACTAGAACTTTTAAAAGCTGATGGTTATGATAATATTTCTGAAGCTATTGGAGCAAATTTAAGATAA
- a CDS encoding ABC transporter ATP-binding protein: protein MINFFKQYAPFYKNYKLQIFYALIGIILVAGATAGTAYAIQPLLDDIFINKNVDMLYIMPIIVVVLYTSKGFGGYIQAYFISYIGQDITRIIRDRLFSHVLKLDLDFFQKTHGGELVSRIINDINRIQSAVSSYLAEIIRESLTIVALVGLVIYRSPELAFYGLIVLPLAFYPLSILAKKMKKLSFKSQESNSDITSSLTESFNNIEIIKANNTENLEAKKFSVFNMIFFKYNMKAVKTNELTSPIMEILGSLAFGAVILVGGSKVISGELTTGEFSSFIAALFMLYTPIKRISGLYNKMQDALAANERINSIFEKSPSITSGEIEKIDNINSIKFENVSLKYDDIEALKNINLEAKKGEIIALVGDSGGGKSSLINLLVRFYDLSAGKITFDDIDIKDLSLKTLRENISVVTQRVYIFNDTIAANVSYGEELDDLKVIEALKQAHAYEFVLNMKKGINTILDEFGTNLSGGQRQRIAIARALYKNPKILILDEATSALDNKSESLISQVIEEVSKQRVTFVIAHRLSTIKNASKIAVFKNGEIVDIGTQNELLENSKEYQRLYNSANI, encoded by the coding sequence ATGATAAATTTTTTTAAACAATACGCACCATTTTATAAAAACTATAAACTTCAAATTTTTTACGCTCTTATTGGAATTATTCTTGTTGCAGGAGCAACAGCTGGAACAGCTTATGCAATTCAACCTCTGTTAGATGATATTTTTATAAATAAAAATGTAGATATGCTATATATTATGCCGATAATTGTAGTTGTTTTATATACTTCAAAAGGTTTTGGTGGATATATTCAAGCATACTTTATATCTTATATTGGGCAAGATATAACAAGAATTATACGAGATAGACTTTTTTCTCATGTTTTAAAATTAGATTTAGATTTTTTTCAAAAAACACACGGTGGAGAGCTTGTAAGTAGAATAATAAATGACATAAATAGAATTCAAAGTGCTGTTTCAAGCTATTTAGCAGAGATAATAAGAGAGAGCTTAACGATAGTAGCTTTAGTTGGTCTTGTAATTTATCGCTCACCTGAACTTGCATTTTATGGACTTATTGTTTTACCTTTAGCTTTTTATCCTTTGAGTATATTAGCAAAAAAGATGAAAAAGCTATCTTTTAAATCTCAAGAGAGTAACTCCGATATTACATCAAGTCTTACAGAATCTTTTAATAATATTGAGATAATAAAAGCAAACAACACTGAAAATCTAGAAGCAAAAAAATTTAGTGTATTTAATATGATTTTCTTTAAATACAATATGAAAGCAGTAAAAACAAATGAATTAACATCTCCTATTATGGAAATTTTAGGAAGTTTAGCATTTGGTGCTGTTATTTTGGTTGGTGGAAGCAAAGTTATTAGTGGTGAACTTACAACTGGTGAATTTAGCTCTTTTATAGCAGCACTTTTTATGCTTTATACTCCAATAAAAAGAATATCTGGTTTATACAATAAAATGCAAGATGCACTTGCAGCAAATGAGAGAATAAATAGTATTTTTGAAAAATCTCCATCTATTACTTCTGGTGAAATAGAAAAAATAGATAATATAAATAGTATTAAATTTGAAAATGTATCTTTAAAATATGATGATATTGAAGCTTTAAAAAATATAAATCTTGAAGCAAAAAAAGGCGAAATAATAGCTCTTGTAGGAGATAGTGGTGGAGGAAAATCATCTTTAATAAATCTTTTGGTTAGATTTTATGACTTAAGTGCAGGAAAAATAACTTTTGATGATATAGATATAAAAGATTTATCTTTAAAAACTTTGAGAGAAAATATAAGTGTTGTAACTCAAAGAGTATATATTTTTAATGATACAATTGCAGCAAATGTATCTTATGGTGAAGAGCTTGATGATTTAAAAGTTATAGAAGCTTTAAAGCAAGCCCATGCTTACGAATTTGTTTTAAATATGAAAAAAGGTATTAACACAATTTTAGATGAATTTGGAACAAATTTAAGTGGAGGGCAAAGACAAAGAATCGCAATAGCAAGAGCTTTATACAAAAATCCGAAAATATTAATTTTAGATGAAGCAACATCTGCATTAGATAATAAAAGTGAGTCTTTAATAAGTCAAGTAATAGAAGAAGTTAGCAAACAAAGAGTTACTTTTGTAATAGCTCACAGATTAAGTACTATTAAAAATGCTTCAAAAATTGCAGTCTTTAAAAATGGAGAAATTGTTGATATTGGAACTCAAAACGAACTTTTAGAAAATAGTAAAGAGTATCAAAGATTATATAATTCAGCAAATATTTGA